From a region of the Qipengyuania spongiae genome:
- a CDS encoding type 1 glutamine amidotransferase domain-containing protein, whose product MSSNAKTVMILATDGFEQSELMKPKANLEKAGIDTVVVSLESGEIKGWDQDDWGKSVKVDKTVDDTSDCSEFDALLIPGGQINPDLLRANDRAVAIVREFNDAGKPIAAICHAPWMLIEAGVVEGKTATCYTSIRTDLKNAGANVVDQEVAKDGNLITSRNPDDIPAFSKALIEALGVMVEDKELESA is encoded by the coding sequence ATGTCCAGCAACGCCAAAACCGTCATGATTCTTGCCACCGACGGCTTCGAGCAGTCCGAGCTGATGAAGCCCAAGGCGAACCTCGAAAAGGCCGGGATCGATACGGTCGTGGTCAGCCTCGAAAGCGGCGAGATCAAGGGCTGGGATCAGGACGACTGGGGCAAGAGCGTGAAGGTCGACAAGACGGTCGACGATACTTCCGATTGTTCGGAATTCGACGCGCTGCTCATTCCCGGTGGCCAGATCAATCCCGACCTTCTGCGCGCGAACGACCGCGCTGTCGCGATCGTGCGCGAATTCAATGACGCCGGAAAGCCGATCGCCGCCATCTGCCATGCGCCGTGGATGCTGATCGAGGCCGGTGTCGTCGAAGGCAAGACCGCCACCTGCTACACCTCGATCCGCACCGATCTGAAGAATGCGGGCGCCAATGTCGTCGATCAGGAAGTCGCCAAGGACGGCAATCTCATTACGAGCCGCAATCCGGACGATATCCCGGCCTTTTCCAAGGCGCTGATCGAAGCGCTGGGCGTGATGGTCGAGGACAAGGAACTCGAAAGCGCCTGA
- a CDS encoding TadE/TadG family type IV pilus assembly protein has product MSFRLNSVPARKPLSRDDRGTTLVEFALLAPVLILLIAGGIELGRLALIKSTLETSTASAAREILVDLEVPEDERDHALRRMITNRIKPLGGIDSDTVLIETKVYRTFGDSYPESFSDLNGNGQYDGPNGTFSGEPFDDRNRNGRFDLATQREGKLGGAGDVVSYEVKLPVQLLFGFLARDWGMSDGIVLKSEIVLRNEPVKTSRRVG; this is encoded by the coding sequence ATGTCTTTCCGTCTTAACTCTGTCCCGGCCCGCAAGCCGTTGAGCCGTGACGATCGCGGCACGACGCTGGTCGAATTCGCCCTGCTGGCGCCCGTCCTCATATTGCTGATCGCGGGTGGGATCGAACTCGGCAGGCTGGCGCTCATCAAATCGACGCTCGAGACGAGCACGGCCAGCGCCGCCCGGGAAATTCTCGTCGATCTCGAAGTTCCGGAAGACGAGCGAGACCACGCCCTTCGCAGAATGATCACGAACCGCATCAAACCTCTGGGCGGTATCGACAGCGATACGGTTTTGATCGAGACCAAGGTCTACCGCACCTTCGGCGACAGCTATCCCGAGAGCTTTTCGGACCTCAACGGGAATGGCCAGTACGACGGTCCGAACGGTACTTTCTCCGGCGAGCCATTCGACGATCGCAACCGCAACGGACGCTTCGATCTGGCCACTCAGCGCGAGGGCAAGCTGGGCGGGGCGGGCGATGTCGTTTCCTACGAGGTCAAGCTTCCGGTTCAGCTGCTCTTCGGCTTTCTGGCCCGCGATTGGGGCATGTCCGACGGCATCGTTCTCAAGTCGGAAATCGTCCTGCGAAACGAACCCGTAAAGACGTCGAGGCGTGTAGGATGA
- a CDS encoding multidrug efflux RND transporter permease subunit — MARFFIDRPIFAWVVSLGILLAGFIALRALPIEQYPEVAPPSLAINVVYPGADAETLEQNVTQVIEQQLNGVEGFLYMASSSASNGTATITLTFEAGTDIDIAQTEVQNRLSTVEARLPEEVRRQGITVRQANAGFLLIVALTSESGALNTTDLGNIASNQVLDELRRVNGVGDVTLFGSQYAMRIWLDPEALASYNLSPSAVLAEIREQNAQTAGGSIGAKPLADGQQITATITTEGRFSTVREFEDIILRADSGAAVVRLGEVARVEIGAQSYATSTTLNGQPMAGMAIQLATGANALAAAEGVKARMAEIAEGLPADVSWSIPYDTTPFVEASVEEVVKTLVEAMVLVFLVMFLFLQNWRATLIPTLVVPIALAGACLGLWLFGFSINVLSLFGMVLAIGILVDDAIVVIENVERIMREEGLPPLEATRKAMGQITGAIIGITLVLIAVFVPMAFFPGSTGGIYRQFSVTLSIAIFFSAFLALSLTPALCATFLKPIAEGHGEGGEVELDREAEEQPGWRGRFARVRNMSARFFGRFNRWFARMQEKYGRANDSILSRPWRAFAVFLALGLVTVLLFARLPSAFLPTEDQGFLITAVQAPPGASQERTDEALEPITDWWLARDEVENLVVVRGFSFFGQGQNNALMFASFKPWGERTGDGSAADEILGQAMGVFSQVEGAIAFVIQPPAIQSLGQASGFTLKLQDRGGLGREALTAARDQLLGMASQSALIANLRPEDQGPSPEVAIDIDRVQARALGLSLADVNASLSIAFGSAYANDFNRDGRVLQVLVQADAPYRMTPDDILALRVANAQGETVPFSAFATAEWSAAPASLARYNGYPAMTLSGMAAPGESSGAALAEMEQLASQLPAGIGYEWTGISYEEKQAGGQIGLLLGLSVVVVFLVLAALYESWAVPLAVLLIVPMGVLGAVLFSMLRGLSADVYFNVGLITIIGLAAKNAILIVEFAIEEEERGLRRIDAVKAAARLRLRPIIMTSLAFTMGMVPLVLASGAGAASRIAVGTGVAGGMIAATVFGIFLIPMLYLLVRRNISRKNPVATGGHEGDRHHTGPLAGEPETSTEGSAR, encoded by the coding sequence GTGGCACGTTTCTTCATCGACCGGCCGATCTTCGCCTGGGTGGTGTCGCTCGGCATTCTGCTCGCGGGGTTCATTGCCCTGCGCGCCCTGCCGATCGAGCAATATCCCGAAGTCGCGCCTCCGTCGCTCGCGATCAACGTCGTCTATCCCGGCGCCGACGCCGAGACGCTGGAGCAGAACGTCACTCAGGTGATCGAGCAGCAGCTGAACGGGGTCGAGGGCTTCCTCTACATGGCCTCCTCCAGCGCCTCGAACGGAACCGCGACGATCACGCTCACCTTCGAGGCGGGCACGGATATCGACATCGCGCAAACCGAGGTCCAGAACCGGCTGAGCACGGTCGAGGCGCGGCTGCCGGAAGAGGTCCGCCGACAGGGCATCACCGTGCGCCAGGCCAACGCGGGCTTTCTGCTGATCGTCGCGTTGACCTCGGAAAGCGGGGCGCTGAACACCACCGATCTCGGCAACATCGCTTCCAACCAGGTTCTCGACGAACTGCGCCGGGTGAACGGTGTCGGCGACGTGACCCTGTTCGGTTCGCAATATGCGATGCGCATCTGGCTCGATCCCGAGGCGCTCGCTTCCTACAATCTGTCGCCTTCCGCCGTGCTCGCCGAAATCCGCGAACAGAACGCGCAGACCGCCGGCGGCTCGATCGGCGCGAAGCCGCTTGCCGACGGGCAGCAGATTACCGCGACCATCACCACCGAGGGACGGTTCTCGACCGTTCGCGAGTTCGAAGACATCATTCTACGCGCCGACAGCGGCGCCGCCGTCGTGCGCCTGGGCGAAGTCGCCAGGGTCGAGATCGGTGCGCAGAGCTACGCCACCTCGACCACGCTCAACGGCCAGCCGATGGCCGGCATGGCGATTCAGCTTGCCACCGGAGCGAACGCTCTGGCGGCAGCGGAGGGGGTCAAGGCGCGTATGGCGGAAATCGCCGAGGGCCTGCCGGCGGATGTCTCCTGGTCGATACCCTACGACACCACGCCCTTCGTCGAGGCATCGGTCGAGGAAGTCGTGAAGACGCTGGTCGAAGCGATGGTGCTCGTCTTCCTCGTCATGTTCCTGTTCCTGCAGAACTGGCGCGCGACGCTGATCCCGACGCTGGTCGTGCCGATCGCGCTGGCTGGCGCGTGCCTCGGCTTGTGGCTGTTCGGCTTCTCGATCAATGTCCTCTCGCTGTTCGGCATGGTTCTCGCGATCGGCATTCTTGTCGACGACGCGATCGTCGTGATCGAGAATGTCGAGCGGATCATGCGCGAAGAGGGCCTGCCGCCGCTGGAGGCGACACGCAAGGCGATGGGGCAGATCACCGGGGCGATCATCGGCATCACGCTCGTCCTCATTGCGGTGTTCGTGCCGATGGCCTTCTTCCCGGGATCGACGGGCGGAATCTATCGCCAGTTCTCGGTCACGCTGTCGATCGCAATCTTCTTTTCCGCGTTCCTCGCGTTGTCGCTCACCCCGGCGCTGTGCGCCACTTTCCTCAAGCCGATTGCTGAAGGGCATGGCGAGGGCGGAGAGGTAGAGCTCGATCGCGAGGCGGAAGAACAGCCCGGCTGGCGTGGTCGGTTCGCGCGTGTTCGCAATATGTCCGCTCGTTTCTTCGGGCGGTTCAATCGCTGGTTCGCCCGGATGCAGGAAAAATACGGCCGTGCGAACGACAGCATATTGTCGCGGCCCTGGCGTGCCTTTGCGGTGTTCCTCGCGCTTGGTCTGGTAACGGTGCTGCTGTTCGCGCGCCTTCCCTCAGCCTTCCTGCCGACCGAGGATCAAGGTTTCCTTATCACCGCGGTCCAGGCTCCGCCCGGGGCCTCGCAGGAGCGCACCGACGAGGCGCTCGAGCCGATCACCGATTGGTGGCTGGCGCGCGACGAGGTCGAGAACCTCGTCGTCGTGCGCGGGTTCAGCTTTTTCGGACAGGGCCAGAACAATGCGCTGATGTTCGCCTCGTTCAAGCCGTGGGGCGAACGCACCGGCGATGGCAGCGCCGCCGACGAAATCCTCGGCCAGGCAATGGGTGTGTTCAGCCAGGTCGAAGGCGCGATCGCCTTCGTCATCCAGCCGCCCGCTATCCAGTCGCTCGGTCAGGCGAGCGGGTTCACGCTGAAATTGCAGGATCGCGGCGGACTTGGCCGCGAGGCGCTGACGGCCGCGCGAGACCAGTTGCTCGGGATGGCATCGCAGAGCGCCCTGATCGCCAACTTGCGTCCCGAAGATCAGGGGCCGAGCCCCGAAGTCGCGATCGACATCGACCGGGTTCAGGCGCGCGCGCTCGGGCTTTCGCTTGCCGACGTCAACGCCTCGCTCTCGATCGCTTTCGGTTCGGCCTATGCCAACGACTTCAATCGCGACGGGCGGGTGCTTCAGGTGCTGGTTCAGGCCGACGCGCCCTATCGCATGACGCCGGACGACATTCTGGCGCTGCGCGTTGCCAATGCACAGGGCGAGACGGTGCCGTTCAGCGCTTTCGCAACCGCCGAATGGTCGGCCGCTCCGGCGAGCCTGGCGCGCTATAACGGTTATCCGGCAATGACCCTGTCGGGCATGGCCGCTCCCGGAGAATCGTCCGGCGCGGCGCTGGCCGAGATGGAGCAGCTGGCGAGCCAGCTTCCCGCCGGGATCGGCTACGAATGGACCGGCATCTCCTATGAGGAGAAGCAGGCCGGCGGCCAGATCGGCCTTCTGCTCGGTCTGTCGGTGGTGGTGGTGTTCCTGGTGCTCGCCGCGCTCTACGAGAGCTGGGCGGTGCCGCTTGCCGTTCTGCTGATCGTGCCGATGGGCGTGCTCGGCGCGGTGCTGTTCTCGATGCTGCGGGGCTTGTCGGCGGACGTCTATTTCAATGTCGGCCTCATCACCATCATCGGTCTTGCCGCCAAGAACGCGATCCTGATCGTCGAGTTCGCGATCGAGGAAGAGGAACGGGGTTTGAGGCGGATCGACGCCGTCAAGGCGGCGGCGCGCCTGCGCCTTCGCCCGATCATCATGACCTCGCTCGCCTTCACCATGGGCATGGTCCCGCTGGTGCTCGCGAGCGGCGCGGGTGCGGCCAGCCGCATCGCGGTCGGCACAGGCGTTGCCGGCGGCATGATCGCGGCAACCGTGTTCGGTATCTTCCTCATCCCGATGCTCTACCTCCTCGTTCGCCGCAATATCAGCCGCAAGAACCCGGTTGCGACCGGCGGCCACGAGGGCGATCGACACCATACCGGGCCGCTCGCCGGCGAGCCGGAAACCTCGACCGAAGGGAGTGCCCGATAA
- a CDS encoding TadE/TadG family type IV pilus assembly protein, whose translation MKVRRSIGNAFRRIANLGEEGIAFMEFAFLLPIFLMVVLGGLELANLTLTNLKVQRLANLSADLISQNGVGGNQLSEMQIYDILDAMNVSAKPLDMRARGRVILSSVIGTDANNDGTSERQDFVWQRFDGGLLSARPMLGCWSDHGNVVLPSQRRLSPNEVIYHAQVSYAYEPLIGGTVLEWLNVPTLITKSGAYRGRTSSFRSVLVTPGYEAKTDCRR comes from the coding sequence ATGAAGGTGCGCCGATCCATCGGAAACGCCTTTCGGCGAATTGCCAATCTAGGCGAGGAGGGGATCGCCTTCATGGAGTTCGCCTTCCTGCTGCCGATCTTCCTGATGGTGGTGCTGGGCGGGCTCGAGCTTGCCAATCTCACTCTCACCAATCTGAAGGTCCAGCGTCTGGCGAATCTCAGCGCGGATTTGATCTCGCAGAACGGGGTCGGCGGGAACCAGCTGAGCGAAATGCAGATCTACGACATTCTGGACGCGATGAATGTCAGCGCCAAGCCGCTGGACATGCGGGCGCGGGGACGCGTTATCTTGTCGAGTGTGATCGGCACGGATGCCAACAATGACGGCACCAGCGAGCGGCAGGATTTCGTCTGGCAGCGGTTCGACGGCGGGCTTCTCTCGGCGCGGCCAATGCTGGGCTGCTGGTCCGATCACGGCAATGTCGTGCTCCCCTCGCAGCGTCGCCTGTCGCCGAACGAGGTGATCTATCACGCGCAGGTCAGCTACGCCTACGAACCCTTGATCGGGGGGACCGTTCTCGAATGGCTGAACGTGCCCACCCTGATTACCAAGTCGGGTGCCTATCGCGGACGGACGTCCAGCTTTCGGTCGGTCCTGGTCACGCCGGGATACGAGGCGAAGACCGACTGTAGAAGATAG
- the parC gene encoding DNA topoisomerase IV subunit A: MATIEDETDPFDAIVDAPFDSALSERYLVYALSTITARSLPDLRDGLKPVHRRLLWAMRQLKLDPASAFKKSARVVGDVIGKYHPHGDASVYDAMVRLAQDFALRYPLVEGQGNFGNIDGDNAAAYRYTEARLTKTALRLMEGLDEGTVDFVPTYNGEEQEPEIFPGLFPNLLANGASGIAVGMATNIPSHNVAEVVDATLELIDNPHVEHSRLMELFHGPDFATGGLVVDSPETIANAYETGRGSFRIRARFHAEEAAVPADREAGIERLGGGQWQLVIDQIPYQVQKGKLIEQVAQLIADRKLPILEDVRDESDENIRIVFVPRSRKVDPELLKESLYKLTDLETRFGLNLNVLDATRTPMVMGLKEMLSNWVASQIDILQRRSRHRLDQIARRLELVEGYIAAFLNLDRVIEIIRYEDDPKSVMMAEFSLTDRQAEAILNMRLRSLRKLEEMQLRQEKDELLKEQDELEKLLGSPARQRTRLKRDLNALKKEYGLDTPLGARRTRIEEAAPTVEFSMDAMIEKEPVTVILSQKGWVRAARGHVDLAASADGMGDFKYKEGDGPAFALHAQTTDKLLLAADDGRFFTLGADKLPGARGFGEPVRNTLDIDPAANIVAVIVHRKGTRLLLAATTGKGFAATTDDLLAETRKGRQVMNVKDGAKLRVARAIPAGHDHVAVVGDNRKLVVFNLEELPDLARGQGVKLQNYRDGGLSDATTFRLEDGLSWTMGGKEGRTRTEGEMWQWKVARGGAGRMPPQGFPRDNRFT, encoded by the coding sequence ATGGCCACCATCGAAGACGAGACAGACCCGTTCGACGCAATCGTCGATGCCCCCTTCGACAGTGCTCTCAGCGAGCGATATCTGGTCTATGCGCTCAGCACGATCACCGCGCGCTCGCTGCCCGACCTGCGCGACGGGCTGAAGCCGGTCCATCGCCGCTTGTTGTGGGCGATGCGGCAATTGAAGCTCGACCCGGCAAGTGCGTTCAAGAAATCCGCCCGCGTGGTGGGGGACGTGATCGGCAAGTATCACCCGCATGGCGATGCCAGCGTCTACGACGCGATGGTCCGTCTCGCGCAGGATTTCGCGCTGCGCTATCCGCTGGTCGAGGGGCAGGGCAATTTCGGCAATATCGACGGCGATAACGCCGCCGCCTATCGCTACACCGAAGCGCGCCTGACGAAGACGGCGCTGCGCCTGATGGAGGGGCTGGACGAGGGCACGGTCGATTTCGTGCCCACTTATAACGGCGAGGAGCAGGAGCCGGAAATCTTCCCCGGCCTCTTCCCCAACCTGCTTGCCAACGGCGCCAGCGGCATCGCGGTCGGCATGGCGACCAACATCCCCAGCCACAATGTCGCCGAGGTTGTCGATGCGACGCTCGAACTGATCGACAATCCGCATGTCGAGCATTCGCGGCTGATGGAACTGTTCCACGGGCCTGATTTCGCCACTGGCGGGCTGGTGGTCGACAGCCCCGAGACCATCGCCAACGCCTACGAGACCGGGCGCGGCTCCTTCCGCATCCGCGCGCGCTTCCACGCGGAGGAGGCTGCCGTCCCCGCCGATCGCGAGGCGGGGATCGAGCGGCTCGGCGGCGGGCAGTGGCAACTGGTCATCGACCAGATTCCCTATCAGGTGCAGAAGGGCAAGCTGATCGAACAGGTCGCCCAGCTCATCGCTGACCGCAAGCTGCCGATCCTTGAGGATGTGCGCGACGAGAGCGACGAGAACATCCGCATCGTCTTCGTACCGCGCAGCCGCAAGGTCGATCCCGAGCTGCTCAAGGAAAGCCTCTACAAGCTGACCGACCTCGAAACGCGGTTCGGCCTCAATCTCAACGTGCTCGATGCCACGCGCACGCCGATGGTGATGGGGCTGAAGGAGATGCTGTCGAACTGGGTCGCAAGCCAGATCGATATTCTCCAGCGCCGCAGCCGCCATCGGCTCGATCAGATCGCCCGGCGGCTGGAACTGGTCGAAGGCTACATCGCGGCCTTCCTCAATCTCGACCGGGTGATCGAGATCATTCGGTACGAGGATGATCCGAAATCCGTGATGATGGCCGAATTCAGCCTTACCGACCGGCAGGCCGAAGCGATCCTCAACATGCGCCTGCGCTCTCTGCGCAAGCTGGAGGAAATGCAGCTGCGTCAGGAAAAGGACGAGCTGCTGAAGGAACAGGATGAGCTGGAAAAGCTGCTCGGCAGTCCCGCGCGCCAGCGCACGCGGCTGAAGCGGGACCTGAACGCTCTGAAGAAGGAATACGGGCTCGACACGCCGCTCGGCGCGCGGCGCACGCGGATCGAGGAAGCCGCGCCCACGGTCGAATTCAGCATGGACGCGATGATCGAGAAGGAGCCGGTCACCGTGATTCTCAGCCAGAAGGGCTGGGTCCGGGCGGCGCGTGGCCATGTCGACCTTGCTGCGAGCGCGGACGGGATGGGCGATTTCAAATACAAGGAAGGCGACGGCCCGGCCTTCGCGCTCCACGCCCAGACCACCGACAAGCTGCTACTCGCCGCCGATGACGGGCGCTTCTTCACGCTCGGCGCGGACAAGCTGCCCGGCGCGCGCGGTTTCGGCGAACCCGTGCGCAACACGCTCGACATCGATCCGGCGGCGAATATCGTCGCGGTGATCGTGCATCGCAAGGGCACGCGGCTGCTGCTCGCCGCGACCACCGGCAAGGGCTTTGCTGCGACGACCGACGATCTTCTCGCCGAAACCCGGAAAGGGCGGCAGGTGATGAATGTGAAGGACGGGGCGAAGCTGCGCGTCGCGCGGGCCATTCCGGCGGGCCACGATCACGTCGCCGTCGTGGGCGACAATCGCAAGCTGGTGGTCTTCAATCTCGAGGAACTGCCCGATCTCGCGCGCGGGCAGGGGGTGAAGCTGCAGAACTACCGGGATGGCGGGCTGAGCGACGCCACGACGTTTAGACTCGAGGACGGGCTCAGCTGGACCATGGGCGGCAAGGAAGGCCGCACCCGGACCGAAGGCGAGATGTGGCAGTGGAAGGTCGCCCGGGGCGGGGCAGGGCGGATGCCTCCGCAGGGCTTCCCGCGCGACAACCGCTTCACCTGA
- a CDS encoding efflux RND transporter periplasmic adaptor subunit has translation MMRHLAGLAASLLLLACSGPEAPPEPQAVPVRTITVARQAVPNVIELPGRVEAVRSAEVRARVTGIVQERLFEEGTDVREGQPLFRIDPRELRASYAQTQAALERARATASNARAVVERYRPLVDENAISGQEYDAALAASREAEANVAQIRAQLEASSLQLGYTTVRAPIAGRVGRGLITEGALVSQAEGTLMTRIEQISPVYVSFSQAASEVLRLRRAITAGEVDLDENDRVEVRLTFSDGTEYPIPGYIDFLAFSVDQQTGTVELRAEFPNPQQLLIPGEFVRARIYAGEIQNGLSVPQRAVNLTEQGGSVFVVDRNGQAAMRQIELGAMVGGNWIVESGLNPGDRVIVSNVQKIRPGAPVQIVTTPTGRRPAGQSTPNRSTANQPAAQRQDR, from the coding sequence ATGATGCGCCACCTCGCCGGCCTCGCTGCCAGCCTTCTCCTTCTCGCATGTTCCGGTCCGGAAGCGCCGCCCGAGCCGCAGGCCGTTCCGGTGCGCACGATCACCGTTGCGCGGCAGGCCGTGCCGAACGTCATCGAACTGCCGGGGCGTGTGGAGGCGGTGCGATCCGCGGAGGTACGGGCGCGGGTGACCGGCATCGTGCAGGAACGGCTCTTCGAGGAGGGCACCGATGTCCGCGAGGGTCAGCCCCTCTTCCGCATCGATCCACGCGAATTGCGTGCGAGCTACGCCCAGACCCAGGCCGCTCTCGAGAGGGCGCGGGCGACCGCATCCAATGCGCGCGCAGTCGTGGAGCGCTACCGTCCGCTGGTGGACGAAAACGCGATCAGCGGTCAGGAATACGACGCGGCGCTGGCTGCCTCGCGCGAGGCAGAGGCCAATGTCGCGCAGATTCGCGCGCAGCTCGAAGCGTCGTCGCTGCAGCTCGGCTACACCACCGTCCGTGCTCCGATCGCCGGTCGCGTGGGACGAGGGCTGATTACCGAAGGCGCACTAGTCAGTCAGGCCGAGGGCACGCTGATGACCCGGATCGAGCAGATTTCGCCGGTCTATGTCAGCTTCTCGCAGGCTGCGAGCGAGGTCCTGAGGCTTCGCCGTGCGATCACGGCGGGCGAAGTCGATCTCGACGAGAACGACCGGGTCGAGGTCCGCCTGACTTTCAGCGACGGCACCGAGTATCCCATTCCCGGCTATATCGACTTTCTCGCCTTTTCCGTCGATCAGCAGACCGGAACGGTCGAGCTGCGCGCCGAGTTTCCCAATCCGCAGCAGCTTCTGATTCCGGGCGAGTTCGTCCGCGCCCGCATCTACGCCGGTGAAATCCAGAACGGATTGAGCGTTCCGCAGCGCGCGGTGAACCTTACCGAACAGGGCGGCTCCGTCTTCGTGGTGGACCGGAACGGGCAAGCCGCCATGCGCCAGATCGAACTCGGCGCCATGGTCGGCGGAAACTGGATCGTCGAGAGCGGGCTCAATCCCGGCGATCGGGTGATCGTCAGCAATGTGCAGAAGATCCGCCCCGGCGCGCCGGTGCAGATCGTGACCACGCCGACCGGACGCCGTCCGGCTGGGCAATCCACTCCCAACCGATCGACAGCCAACCAACCCGCAGCCCAGCGCCAGGATCGCTGA
- a CDS encoding TetR/AcrR family transcriptional regulator: MLSVSYNAILCNCEGVIVITPLPRNPLSWILSQMIDPAELCRLDRRRRAIVDAARALFVEQGFENTTLGAIVARSGGSLATIYKLFGNKEGLLEAVIFESPNSGESIIATAEAAGGSPAEILRRVGAGLQEHLLEAETISLVRIVVARSMADRDFAQLFFERTVSRTRNALEMLFRKWRAGGISMNRSPEMLAELFLDLFVSDMHTEAIGHGIGAEPSSARLDERMDFFLVGAGLSESPPPHAFDLAGDH; the protein is encoded by the coding sequence GTGCTTTCGGTCAGTTATAATGCGATTTTGTGCAATTGCGAAGGTGTAATAGTGATTACACCCTTGCCCCGCAACCCGCTTTCATGGATTCTATCACAGATGATTGATCCCGCAGAACTTTGTCGTCTTGATCGGCGCAGACGAGCGATTGTGGACGCGGCACGGGCCTTGTTCGTCGAACAGGGATTCGAGAACACGACGCTTGGCGCCATCGTGGCGCGCTCGGGGGGATCGCTGGCAACCATCTACAAGCTCTTCGGCAACAAGGAGGGGCTCCTCGAAGCGGTAATCTTCGAAAGTCCCAATTCCGGCGAATCGATCATCGCAACCGCCGAAGCTGCGGGAGGATCACCGGCCGAAATCCTGCGCCGCGTCGGAGCGGGGCTGCAAGAACATTTGCTGGAAGCCGAGACCATTTCACTTGTGCGGATCGTGGTGGCGCGAAGCATGGCCGACCGCGACTTCGCCCAGTTGTTTTTCGAACGAACCGTGTCGCGAACCCGCAACGCGCTCGAGATGCTGTTCCGCAAATGGCGCGCCGGGGGCATTTCGATGAACCGGTCCCCCGAAATGCTGGCCGAACTTTTTCTCGATCTCTTCGTCAGCGACATGCACACCGAAGCCATCGGTCACGGTATCGGGGCGGAACCCTCCTCCGCGAGACTGGACGAGCGCATGGACTTCTTTCTGGTCGGTGCAGGGCTGTCGGAATCCCCGCCACCCCACGCTTTTGATCTTGCCGGGGATCACTGA
- a CDS encoding efflux transporter outer membrane subunit, translating into MARSLRSLLAVTVASSMLGACASMAPDHVRPEGATSAAFDPEYRPDGEVIASQLSYRDWFPDPRLQGLISSALANNRDLLAATARIEQARARYRIQDSRRLPTVVANASGTRTRQPLGVNPALDIGDVEGAPASVTFNRFDIGVGVSAFELDFWGRIASLSEAARAEYLATVAAQRAFYLSLIADTATTYFEIVETEEQIALAEATAESRREGLRIARLRLDNGVTSALPYRQAETLLTQAEQQLASEQLALAQLRNQLAVLVGGVVPAGLPEGLSLTQQGDDRRLAAGLPSDLLLVRPDIIAAEERLRAARANIGAARAAFFPTISLTGNAGLASNSLGDLFGSDGFAWSFGPAISLPIFDWGAREADLDLAQALEVEQVANYDRTVQTAFREVSDALAGRRWLYEQVETLERAVDAQERIARIARLRYREGVADYLEVLDAERNLFSARQQLLATERAWLQNRATLFVALGGGGEPGTAISAR; encoded by the coding sequence ATGGCGCGTTCGCTCCGATCCCTCCTTGCCGTCACCGTGGCGTCGAGCATGCTGGGGGCCTGTGCCAGCATGGCGCCCGACCATGTCCGCCCCGAAGGCGCCACCTCGGCCGCGTTCGATCCGGAATACCGGCCCGATGGCGAGGTGATCGCGTCGCAGCTGTCCTATCGCGACTGGTTTCCCGATCCGCGTTTGCAGGGCCTGATTTCCAGCGCGCTTGCGAACAACCGCGATCTGCTCGCGGCGACCGCGCGGATCGAGCAGGCCCGCGCGCGCTATCGCATTCAGGACAGCCGCCGCCTGCCGACCGTGGTGGCGAATGCCAGCGGGACCCGCACGCGTCAGCCGCTCGGTGTCAATCCCGCACTCGATATCGGCGACGTGGAAGGCGCGCCGGCATCGGTCACGTTCAACCGCTTCGATATCGGCGTGGGCGTGAGCGCGTTCGAACTCGACTTCTGGGGACGGATCGCCAGTCTCAGCGAGGCGGCCCGGGCCGAATACCTCGCAACGGTCGCGGCGCAGCGCGCGTTCTATCTTTCGCTGATCGCCGACACCGCGACGACCTATTTCGAGATCGTCGAGACCGAAGAACAGATCGCGCTGGCCGAGGCGACGGCCGAAAGCCGACGCGAGGGGCTGCGGATCGCGCGTCTCAGGCTGGACAATGGCGTGACCTCGGCGCTTCCCTACCGCCAGGCCGAAACCCTGCTCACTCAGGCGGAACAACAGCTGGCCAGCGAGCAACTGGCGCTGGCTCAGCTACGCAATCAGCTCGCCGTTCTGGTCGGGGGCGTCGTTCCTGCCGGCCTGCCCGAAGGCCTTTCGCTGACCCAGCAGGGCGACGATCGCCGGCTGGCTGCGGGACTTCCTTCCGACCTGCTTCTGGTCCGTCCAGACATCATAGCGGCCGAAGAGCGGCTGCGCGCGGCCCGGGCCAATATCGGTGCAGCGCGGGCAGCCTTCTTTCCGACCATCTCGCTGACGGGCAATGCCGGGCTGGCCTCGAACAGTCTGGGAGATCTCTTCGGATCCGATGGCTTCGCGTGGAGCTTCGGACCGGCAATTTCCCTCCCGATTTTCGACTGGGGCGCCCGCGAGGCCGATCTCGACCTTGCACAGGCGCTGGAGGTCGAGCAGGTCGCCAATTACGACCGCACCGTGCAGACCGCCTTCAGGGAGGTGTCGGACGCTCTGGCGGGCCGCCGCTGGCTCTACGAACAGGTCGAGACGCTGGAACGCGCGGTCGATGCGCAGGAGCGGATCGCGCGTATTGCGCGGTTGCGCTATCGCGAAGGGGTCGCCGACTACCTCGAAGTGCTGGACGCCGAACGCAACCTGTTCAGCGCCCGCCAGCAATTGCTCGCGACCGAGCGAGCATGGTTGCAGAACAGGGCGACATTGTTCGTCGCGCTGGGCGGCGGAGGCGAACCGGGGACGGCTATCTCCGCACGGTGA